One window of the Candidatus Zixiibacteriota bacterium genome contains the following:
- a CDS encoding hypothetical protein (Evidence 5 : Unknown function) yields MKICPNCKAENKFDGAQFCRDCGAPLGESVDSASPATQNGQRDNDFVVTEAAQSPAPSMVTGEKDPSKPPEDDLDIKSTASLLDDDAVVSGPLPEKNSQFTPIGESAPPPPPVSDYEISDMAQKCQARTGEVPAKDNPEFKKLSADEVAAIQKNLYGASAPTPPKAANVNAPVNHTAQEPPSPVVRPIEDPAQMPGVQKANKVRGVAFFHGNFIQLVGNAYLHPGDEMAIGDRHYMLRPKKISRKMAIGIFAGILAVVLIVVGLQLIGPTVSGDGEIIGIVLDANHQPYLEGARISIPSLNKTTRSNAQGFFRFELIPTGTYDVVYELGPDMMGRSNATVTSGQVTLTTFGDSKPVVRNTEPAPARVAPSQNNRNAVSSAPQRSGSGTSANEGRSDAGYGNIRLQADVADARLTVDDKVLGAGNNTYTRIKSGMHKIKVDKDGYQSYSAVINIESNQTSLVNAALKPSATASTSKPPSADDFYARGNNYFSSKDYAKAIDEYTRAINLAPNMREAYAKRAEACVKIGDKLKAVDDYNRVGEIYRFANNPTKAIEAFSASLTYAPENKVALVGRGGARIDNGEYRSALADFEVALKQDGNFYPALFGGGLSQFKLGNNKQADKYFKTAYKVNPADPYLYQYMMLNYLALDDIKNLKKVYAEYKAVAPPAELAEFRSSSRFAPIMRLVEGETR; encoded by the coding sequence TTGAAAATTTGTCCCAATTGCAAGGCCGAAAATAAATTCGACGGCGCCCAGTTCTGCCGCGACTGCGGAGCCCCGCTGGGAGAATCGGTGGATTCCGCTTCCCCCGCAACGCAAAATGGCCAAAGAGACAATGACTTTGTAGTCACTGAAGCGGCTCAATCGCCCGCTCCTTCGATGGTTACGGGCGAAAAGGACCCCTCAAAACCGCCGGAAGACGACCTCGATATCAAGAGCACGGCCAGTCTTCTCGATGATGATGCCGTCGTCAGCGGCCCGTTACCGGAGAAAAATTCCCAGTTCACGCCTATCGGTGAATCGGCTCCGCCCCCGCCGCCGGTCAGCGATTATGAAATTTCCGATATGGCGCAGAAGTGCCAAGCCAGAACCGGAGAGGTCCCGGCCAAGGACAATCCCGAATTCAAGAAACTCTCCGCCGACGAAGTCGCCGCCATCCAGAAAAATCTTTATGGCGCTTCCGCCCCGACCCCGCCCAAGGCGGCCAACGTAAATGCTCCCGTCAACCATACGGCTCAGGAACCTCCTTCACCCGTCGTACGACCCATAGAGGACCCGGCTCAGATGCCGGGAGTGCAGAAGGCCAACAAGGTGCGCGGCGTGGCCTTCTTCCACGGCAATTTCATTCAGTTGGTCGGTAACGCCTATCTTCATCCCGGCGACGAGATGGCGATCGGGGATCGCCACTATATGCTTCGCCCGAAAAAAATCAGCCGCAAAATGGCCATCGGTATTTTCGCCGGTATCCTGGCAGTAGTGCTTATCGTAGTCGGATTGCAGTTAATCGGCCCCACCGTATCGGGCGACGGCGAAATTATCGGCATCGTTCTCGATGCCAACCATCAGCCTTATCTGGAAGGGGCTCGCATCAGCATTCCATCGCTGAATAAAACCACCCGTTCCAATGCTCAGGGATTTTTCCGTTTTGAATTGATTCCGACCGGCACCTATGATGTCGTCTATGAATTGGGTCCGGATATGATGGGACGAAGCAACGCCACTGTCACCTCCGGTCAGGTCACTCTGACAACCTTCGGTGATTCCAAACCGGTCGTACGCAATACGGAACCGGCCCCGGCCCGGGTCGCCCCGTCTCAGAATAACCGGAACGCGGTCTCTTCGGCCCCCCAAAGATCCGGATCGGGCACAAGCGCCAACGAGGGCCGTTCCGATGCCGGCTACGGTAATATCAGGTTGCAGGCCGATGTCGCGGACGCCCGTTTGACGGTTGACGACAAAGTCCTGGGCGCGGGAAACAATACTTACACCCGGATCAAGTCCGGCATGCACAAAATCAAGGTCGATAAGGACGGTTATCAGTCTTATTCGGCCGTTATCAATATCGAGTCGAATCAGACCTCGCTCGTGAACGCCGCTCTGAAGCCGAGCGCTACGGCCTCGACCTCCAAGCCCCCCAGCGCCGATGATTTCTATGCCCGGGGAAATAATTATTTCTCATCCAAGGACTATGCCAAAGCGATCGATGAATATACCCGCGCCATCAATCTGGCGCCCAATATGCGTGAGGCCTATGCCAAACGGGCCGAAGCTTGTGTCAAAATCGGCGACAAACTCAAAGCCGTCGATGACTATAATCGTGTCGGGGAAATCTATCGTTTCGCCAATAATCCCACAAAAGCGATCGAGGCGTTCTCCGCGTCTCTTACCTACGCCCCGGAAAATAAAGTGGCTCTGGTCGGCCGCGGCGGGGCCAGGATCGACAACGGCGAATACCGCAGTGCTTTGGCCGATTTCGAAGTGGCCCTGAAGCAGGACGGCAATTTCTACCCGGCCCTGTTCGGAGGCGGTTTGAGCCAGTTCAAACTCGGTAATAATAAACAGGCCGACAAATATTTCAAGACCGCCTATAAGGTCAATCCCGCCGATCCCTATCTGTATCAGTACATGATGCTGAACTACCTGGCGCTGGATGATATCAAAAATTTGAAGAAGGTTTATGCCGAGTACAAGGCGGTGGCGCCGCCGGCGGAACTGGCGGAATTCCGTTCCTCCAGCCGCTTTGCGCCGATCATGAGACTGGTCGAAGGGGAAACCCGCTGA
- a CDS encoding conserved hypothetical protein (Evidence 4 : Unknown function but conserved in other organisms), which yields MKIKRKTLLIGGAVLVLAIIVVVNLISSRKKTVSVQAEPVGRKNIVEEVSASGYIQPKTRVNITSEVNAKIIAIPVKEGDDVTSGQLLIQLDTVQLQKDMEQAQFSYNETEARTEAMKSSFQQAEEEYNRQKQLYAKKLTSETAYKNAEYAYLNSKYSFDAMTSQTNQAKAIYEKSLDNLAKTNIRAPMNGVVTFVDAEVGEVAQAQTSFTQGKTLMTISNLAAFEAEVDVDETEIIRIKMGQPAKIEIDAFPDSTFPGEVVEIGNTAVQSNLGSTDQSTNFKVKVLFKEENANVRPGMSATVDITTNTRDSVLTVPYGAIVMRSPDSISSSPTPKEGLQAAANATTDSIKKVAGSEKDKEVKGVFLAKGGKAVFVPIETGIADQKNIEAVSGIAENDTVITGPFKTLRTIKNXDDIKIEKQFRSEAM from the coding sequence ATGAAAATTAAAAGAAAAACGCTGCTAATAGGCGGCGCTGTTTTGGTCCTGGCAATAATAGTAGTAGTCAATCTCATCAGCAGTCGAAAAAAGACCGTCTCGGTCCAGGCCGAACCGGTCGGCCGGAAGAATATAGTCGAGGAGGTTTCGGCCTCGGGTTATATCCAGCCCAAAACCCGGGTCAATATCACTTCGGAAGTCAACGCCAAAATTATTGCCATACCGGTCAAGGAAGGGGACGATGTCACCAGCGGTCAGCTCCTGATACAACTTGACACGGTGCAATTGCAGAAAGACATGGAACAGGCGCAATTTTCATATAATGAAACCGAGGCCCGCACCGAAGCCATGAAATCTTCGTTCCAGCAGGCGGAAGAGGAGTATAATCGTCAGAAGCAGTTATATGCCAAGAAATTGACATCCGAAACGGCCTATAAGAACGCCGAGTATGCTTATCTCAACAGCAAGTACAGTTTTGACGCCATGACCAGCCAGACCAATCAGGCCAAGGCGATTTACGAAAAATCGCTCGACAATCTGGCCAAGACGAATATCCGGGCGCCGATGAACGGTGTCGTCACCTTTGTTGACGCCGAAGTCGGGGAAGTGGCGCAGGCGCAGACCTCATTCACGCAGGGCAAGACGCTGATGACGATATCCAACCTGGCGGCCTTCGAGGCCGAGGTCGATGTCGATGAGACGGAAATTATCCGTATCAAAATGGGACAGCCGGCCAAGATTGAAATCGACGCCTTTCCCGATTCGACTTTCCCGGGTGAAGTGGTCGAAATCGGCAACACGGCGGTGCAGAGCAATCTCGGCTCCACCGATCAATCGACCAATTTTAAGGTCAAGGTGCTGTTCAAAGAGGAAAACGCCAATGTCCGACCGGGAATGTCGGCCACGGTCGATATTACCACCAATACCCGCGACAGCGTCCTGACCGTCCCCTATGGCGCGATTGTGATGCGCTCGCCCGATTCCATTTCCAGTTCGCCGACCCCCAAGGAAGGCTTGCAGGCGGCCGCCAACGCCACCACGGACAGCATCAAGAAGGTCGCCGGTTCCGAGAAGGATAAGGAAGTGAAAGGGGTCTTTCTCGCGAAGGGCGGCAAGGCGGTTTTCGTGCCGATTGAAACCGGAATCGCCGATCAGAAAAATATCGAAGCAGTTTCCGGCATAGCGGAAAACGATACCGTCATCACCGGACCCTTCAAAACGCTTCGAACTATTAAGAACAANGATGATATAAAGATAGAGAAACAATTTAGATCGGAAGCGATGTAA
- a CDS encoding exported hypothetical protein (Evidence 5 : Unknown function): protein MYRRFNRLLFIALSAALLALLAGCTQPDDVLSPVSTTKLILRPERLPTLPQGLIYELWLKKSNDDVISLGKFGWDSRLYRFYDAAGNTRDSLWEVNFDALQGKSLIISVESNPDPQPSVMGSVMLADTLVDPSVRPMKMIFPRDFWLAAPEYCVTSPTDGNSYTRQASGLWFTAMEFKELVWSDTTNFRQFIDTRGTRIPLEIDTVWDDTHTTIIRIDTTNIQEWRDKLVAFAITNERPDTNFNYRLPDGRLVLDTIVHIGRKCDSIFHHLNVDSLDTAFYTDTIREVGRPDSIINLALAPFQTYQLTLMVDTILRRDTFDLFLGPFDSTADYVQALNLEGTGWHYKGWVVSPSIPGTSNFPKLTRPSWNNATVDYVINPTASGMLTTGTFTNFLRPDDGNPYSQNRRVPRYPGEDFLDNLPSGLGPRGVYLADSANRNAQSGTVFVSLEPDNFSSDSTNFPLIIFTSQGRLPSYSAASVVKDLNMIIYDIYLQFPLTNWSSAVNGNTAGFPAVHVDLIRQ from the coding sequence ATGTACAGGCGCTTTAATCGCTTGTTATTCATCGCCTTATCAGCCGCCTTATTAGCCCTCTTGGCAGGATGCACACAGCCCGACGACGTTCTCTCGCCGGTTTCGACCACCAAACTGATATTGAGACCGGAGCGTCTGCCGACCCTCCCTCAAGGATTGATTTATGAACTCTGGTTGAAGAAAAGTAACGATGATGTGATATCGCTGGGAAAATTCGGTTGGGACAGCAGGTTATATCGGTTTTATGATGCCGCGGGAAATACGCGCGATTCGCTCTGGGAAGTCAATTTCGACGCTCTTCAGGGCAAGAGTCTGATTATCAGCGTGGAGAGCAATCCCGATCCTCAGCCGAGCGTGATGGGTTCGGTGATGCTGGCCGATACGCTTGTCGATCCCTCGGTGCGCCCGATGAAAATGATCTTCCCGAGAGACTTCTGGCTGGCGGCACCGGAGTATTGTGTGACCTCGCCGACCGATGGCAATTCATACACTCGTCAGGCCAGCGGACTCTGGTTCACGGCAATGGAATTTAAGGAATTGGTATGGAGTGATACCACCAATTTCAGGCAGTTTATTGATACCAGGGGCACTAGGATTCCACTGGAAATAGATACTGTCTGGGACGACACTCACACTACGATTATCAGAATCGACACCACCAATATTCAAGAGTGGCGGGACAAATTAGTTGCCTTTGCGATAACTAATGAAAGGCCGGATACGAATTTCAATTATCGTCTTCCTGACGGAAGATTGGTTCTGGATACTATAGTTCATATAGGAAGAAAATGTGATTCTATTTTTCATCATCTAAATGTCGATTCATTGGACACGGCGTTTTATACCGATACTATCAGAGAGGTCGGACGCCCAGATTCGATAATAAATCTTGCTCTGGCTCCTTTTCAGACTTATCAATTGACCCTCATGGTCGATACCATTCTGCGGAGAGATACTTTCGATTTGTTCCTTGGTCCGTTTGACTCTACCGCCGATTACGTTCAGGCCTTAAACTTGGAAGGGACAGGATGGCACTATAAGGGTTGGGTCGTCTCGCCGAGCATCCCGGGTACATCAAATTTCCCGAAATTAACCAGACCTTCCTGGAACAATGCCACAGTCGATTATGTGATCAATCCAACCGCCTCAGGAATGCTTACGACGGGAACTTTCACAAATTTCCTTAGACCCGATGATGGAAATCCCTATTCGCAAAACCGCCGCGTCCCGCGGTATCCCGGTGAGGATTTCTTGGACAATCTTCCGTCCGGTTTGGGGCCGAGAGGTGTCTATCTTGCCGATTCAGCTAATCGCAATGCCCAATCGGGGACAGTATTTGTGAGTCTGGAACCGGATAATTTTAGTAGCGACTCGACGAATTTCCCGCTGATTATATTCACTTCGCAGGGTCGCCTTCCATCATACAGTGCCGCTTCAGTGGTCAAGGATTTAAATATGATCATTTATGATATATATCTCCAATTTCCATTGACCAACTGGTCCAGTGCTGTAAATGGCAACACGGCCGGTTTCCCGGCAGTGCACGTGGATTTGATACGACAATAA
- a CDS encoding conserved hypothetical protein (Evidence 4 : Unknown function but conserved in other organisms), with protein sequence MKSHTEYLTFHTRKKREYINITEKVETALDKSGIREGLALVAAMHITAGVYINDAEEGLIADIDEWLGKLAPEGVDYRHHRTGEVNGDAHLKNLLVGHQVLIPVTAGRLDFGPWQQVYYAEFDGRRNKRVIIKIIGE encoded by the coding sequence ATGAAAAGTCACACCGAATATCTTACTTTTCATACTCGAAAAAAGCGTGAATATATCAACATCACCGAAAAGGTAGAAACTGCCCTGGATAAGAGCGGTATCAGGGAAGGCCTGGCCCTGGTGGCGGCGATGCATATTACCGCCGGCGTCTATATCAACGACGCCGAAGAAGGCTTGATCGCCGATATCGATGAATGGCTGGGGAAATTGGCTCCGGAGGGGGTCGATTATCGTCACCATCGCACCGGCGAAGTTAATGGAGATGCTCATCTCAAGAATCTCCTCGTGGGTCACCAGGTTCTGATTCCGGTGACGGCGGGGCGTCTCGATTTCGGCCCGTGGCAGCAGGTCTATTATGCCGAATTCGACGGCCGCCGAAATAAGCGGGTAATTATAAAAATAATCGGGGAATAA
- a CDS encoding hypothetical protein (Evidence 5 : Unknown function), which translates to MTKKINCWEFRNCGMEPGGIFSRLHGECPVPKALKYDGTNCGSGAGRTCWAIAAREKQKGAFICRNNRISCLQCEFYLRVQGEENNGATEEIAAPPPLRHKIVVS; encoded by the coding sequence ATGACCAAAAAAATCAATTGCTGGGAATTCCGCAATTGCGGTATGGAGCCGGGAGGAATTTTTTCCCGCCTGCACGGCGAATGCCCGGTGCCCAAAGCACTCAAGTACGACGGCACCAACTGCGGTTCCGGCGCCGGCCGGACCTGCTGGGCGATTGCCGCCCGGGAAAAGCAGAAGGGGGCCTTTATCTGCCGCAACAATCGCATTTCCTGCCTGCAGTGCGAATTTTACCTGCGCGTCCAGGGCGAAGAAAATAATGGTGCCACCGAGGAGATCGCGGCACCGCCTCCCCTGCGGCATAAAATTGTCGTCTCCTGA
- a CDS encoding hypothetical protein (Evidence 5 : Unknown function) — protein sequence MKNRTSIVISLLLTGLILGAGCKKDQEQVKQLAQETQEAEAKTSQIDSNQISAATEQDSSAIVAQETPVEPEKTPDAIPEAETAAKTSISSAEPEKKAEPESHPTSAMPPRITEGYTVQIGSTTSRSYAEKVANQYTGRGYQAYISEVEVEGVPHFRIRIGSFGTVAEARQMGEELAGKFGVSYWIDKNLK from the coding sequence ATGAAAAACAGAACATCCATAGTTATATCGTTATTGCTGACGGGATTAATTTTGGGAGCGGGCTGCAAAAAGGACCAGGAGCAGGTCAAACAACTGGCCCAGGAAACGCAGGAGGCCGAGGCCAAAACTAGCCAGATTGACAGCAATCAGATTTCGGCCGCAACAGAGCAGGATTCATCCGCTATTGTGGCGCAGGAAACGCCGGTAGAACCGGAGAAAACTCCCGACGCCATACCCGAAGCAGAAACGGCGGCCAAAACATCAATTTCATCAGCGGAGCCGGAAAAGAAAGCCGAACCGGAGAGCCATCCGACCTCTGCCATGCCGCCCCGAATTACCGAGGGGTATACGGTTCAGATCGGCTCCACAACCAGCCGCAGTTATGCCGAGAAAGTGGCCAATCAATATACCGGGCGGGGATACCAGGCCTATATTTCAGAGGTCGAGGTGGAGGGAGTGCCGCATTTTCGGATCAGGATCGGAAGTTTTGGGACGGTTGCCGAGGCGCGCCAGATGGGTGAAGAACTGGCCGGCAAATTCGGTGTCAGTTACTGGATCGATAAAAATCTGAAATGA
- a CDS encoding exported hypothetical protein (Evidence 5 : Unknown function): MLSRIPKFLLVLITVLLAASTVSAEVLTLDDCIRLALKNYPDVIRAQNQVKVAKGTVWQAFGSFLPSLSVGASRNENRSEPGDYVINNQTYHSDGVLKQYSISGSSGITLFDGGQNIFNYLGSKADKSYYEFLAEQSRQSLILTVKTTYYAYLAALRAKTNGDEAVKRGEEQYKLANSKFEVGSASKSDVLKAQVQYGNDKLSLLDAENSIQTTRANLAYLIGVDVNSNVEFSPDFKQREFTDTEESSLKYALENQPALLASKSNLKAAKYDLRSTRGQYLPSITFSVGRSYTANTWSRVNDLKKEDAQWSLRTSINFSIFNNFQREASMARSKANLNNAKADYFYAQNNVAFQVKKAYLEITRSRQALQLAQDNESAATEDLALVQEKYNLGAATILDMLDAQVNLITAQNNKTQAEFDYNLAIANLENAMGVK; this comes from the coding sequence ATGTTATCGCGCATCCCCAAATTTTTACTTGTACTCATAACCGTCCTTCTGGCCGCTTCAACCGTTTCGGCGGAGGTTCTGACTCTCGATGACTGCATCCGGCTGGCGCTGAAAAATTATCCGGATGTCATTCGGGCCCAGAACCAGGTCAAGGTCGCCAAAGGAACGGTCTGGCAGGCCTTCGGCAGTTTTCTTCCCTCCCTGTCGGTGGGGGCGTCGCGGAACGAAAACCGTTCCGAGCCGGGCGATTATGTGATCAATAATCAGACTTATCATTCCGACGGCGTTCTCAAGCAATACAGCATTTCGGGGTCGTCGGGGATAACATTATTCGACGGCGGGCAGAATATTTTCAACTATCTCGGCTCGAAGGCGGATAAGAGTTATTACGAATTTCTGGCCGAGCAAAGTCGCCAGAGTCTGATCCTGACGGTCAAAACGACCTATTATGCCTATCTGGCCGCTTTGCGCGCCAAGACCAACGGGGATGAAGCGGTCAAGCGGGGCGAGGAGCAGTACAAACTGGCCAACTCCAAATTCGAGGTCGGCTCGGCGTCGAAATCCGACGTTCTCAAGGCGCAGGTGCAGTACGGCAACGATAAATTGTCTCTTCTGGACGCCGAGAATTCGATTCAGACGACCCGGGCCAATCTGGCCTATCTGATCGGGGTCGATGTCAATTCCAATGTGGAATTCTCCCCTGACTTCAAACAGCGCGAGTTTACCGATACCGAAGAGTCGTCGCTCAAATATGCTCTCGAAAATCAGCCGGCGCTTTTGGCCTCGAAAAGCAATCTGAAAGCCGCCAAGTACGACCTTCGCTCGACCCGCGGGCAGTATTTGCCGTCGATTACTTTTTCGGTAGGCCGGAGCTATACCGCCAATACCTGGTCGCGGGTGAATGACCTGAAGAAGGAAGACGCCCAGTGGAGTCTGCGGACGTCGATCAATTTCAGCATCTTCAACAATTTTCAGCGGGAAGCATCGATGGCCCGTTCCAAGGCCAACTTGAACAATGCCAAGGCGGACTATTTCTACGCCCAGAATAATGTCGCTTTTCAGGTGAAGAAAGCATATCTGGAAATCACCCGTTCCCGTCAGGCGCTGCAATTGGCGCAGGACAACGAAAGCGCGGCCACCGAGGATCTGGCCCTGGTGCAGGAGAAATACAATCTGGGAGCGGCCACCATTCTGGATATGCTCGATGCCCAAGTGAATTTAATTACCGCCCAGAATAATAAAACGCAGGCGGAATTCGATTATAATCTGGCGATAGCCAATCTTGAAAACGCCATGGGAGTGAAGTAA
- a CDS encoding putative Peptidase S9 prolyl oligopeptidase active site protein (Evidence 3 : Putative function from multiple computational evidences), whose amino-acid sequence MVLDKFLKAAIIIIIGFSTLPADTIPPSPRSSVPDITTFMKIGSCNSPDISPDGRIFFISSMSGTPQLYGLLDGGWPYQLTTFDDGIDWYALSHDGSLAVVGVAAGGSEQTQLYLVNTAGGNIRQLTNKPDVQYGGPTWRKDGTGFYFRSNEEKSGDFRLYFYNLTDGATSKVCDMGGTNYIAGLSPDEQYLLFQHTYSNSNNELYMLELKSGKAELLTPHKDEALYLSPYMKSDNSTIYLISNANKEGILKRAILDVPSKKVYFLDPDSHWTIDGLGMSENRKYMYWLANEEGYSRIYLQAMEGPIPLRVPTMEGLISSAMVNNGGNIVFAFTDPVKTQDIWFWDWRNADLEMKTHSTYAGIDPATFLPPRLIKYNSYDSLEIPAFLYLPANYKGGAVPFVIHVHGGPESQFRPYFQRNFQYLLQSGYGLLAPNIRGSSGYGQKYQGLDNYKNRMNSIKDIKAGVDYLIRNGYTSPGMIGIRGASYGGYAVLASITEYPDLFSAAVDEVGIANFVTFLTNTKDYRRHLREAEYGPLNDTTFLNSISPLYKADRIKAPLLVIHGLNDPRVPISEARQIIEAVRNNGGIVDSLIFPDEGHGISKQSNNILVYQKMIQFFDKYLKKE is encoded by the coding sequence ATGGTTCTCGATAAATTTCTGAAAGCGGCAATAATTATAATTATCGGCTTCTCGACGCTCCCCGCCGATACCATTCCCCCATCGCCCCGTTCCTCCGTCCCGGATATAACGACCTTCATGAAAATCGGGTCATGCAATTCGCCCGATATCTCTCCCGACGGACGAATATTCTTTATCAGTTCCATGAGTGGAACCCCTCAACTCTATGGGCTTCTTGACGGCGGCTGGCCCTATCAGTTGACGACTTTCGACGACGGAATAGATTGGTATGCATTATCTCACGACGGCTCACTGGCGGTGGTCGGAGTCGCCGCCGGCGGTTCCGAGCAGACCCAGCTTTATCTTGTGAATACTGCCGGGGGAAACATCAGGCAATTGACAAATAAGCCCGACGTTCAGTACGGCGGCCCGACCTGGCGCAAGGACGGCACCGGATTCTATTTCCGCTCCAACGAGGAAAAGAGCGGCGATTTCCGCCTCTATTTCTACAATCTGACCGACGGGGCCACGAGTAAAGTCTGTGACATGGGCGGGACCAATTATATCGCCGGCCTTTCTCCCGATGAGCAATACCTCCTTTTTCAGCACACCTATTCTAACAGCAACAATGAACTTTATATGCTGGAACTTAAATCCGGAAAAGCGGAATTATTGACGCCCCATAAGGATGAAGCCTTGTATCTTTCTCCATATATGAAGTCCGACAACAGTACCATTTATCTGATCAGCAATGCCAATAAAGAAGGGATATTGAAACGGGCGATTCTCGATGTCCCCTCCAAAAAAGTCTATTTTCTTGATCCCGATTCGCACTGGACCATCGATGGGCTGGGGATGTCGGAAAATCGGAAGTATATGTATTGGCTGGCCAATGAAGAGGGGTATTCCAGAATTTATCTGCAGGCGATGGAAGGCCCCATTCCTCTTCGCGTTCCCACGATGGAAGGGCTTATTTCTTCGGCCATGGTCAATAATGGAGGCAATATTGTCTTTGCCTTCACCGATCCGGTCAAAACCCAGGATATCTGGTTCTGGGATTGGCGTAATGCTGATCTTGAAATGAAGACTCACTCTACCTATGCCGGAATCGATCCGGCCACTTTCCTCCCCCCCCGCCTGATAAAATATAATTCGTATGACAGTCTTGAGATCCCCGCCTTTTTGTATCTTCCCGCGAATTACAAAGGAGGGGCGGTTCCATTTGTCATTCACGTGCACGGCGGGCCGGAAAGCCAATTTCGTCCTTATTTCCAGAGAAACTTTCAGTATCTGCTCCAAAGTGGATACGGCCTCCTGGCTCCGAATATTCGGGGCTCGTCGGGATACGGGCAGAAATATCAGGGCCTCGACAACTACAAAAATAGGATGAATTCGATTAAGGATATAAAAGCTGGCGTTGATTACCTGATTCGGAACGGTTACACTTCGCCCGGCATGATTGGTATTCGGGGCGCCAGTTACGGCGGTTACGCTGTCCTGGCCTCAATCACCGAATACCCCGACCTTTTTTCGGCCGCGGTGGATGAAGTCGGCATTGCCAATTTCGTAACATTCCTCACCAACACTAAAGATTATCGTCGTCATTTGCGGGAAGCCGAATACGGCCCTCTAAATGATACCACTTTCCTGAATTCCATCTCCCCCCTTTACAAGGCCGATCGTATCAAGGCCCCGCTTCTGGTTATTCATGGTCTCAACGACCCCCGTGTCCCGATAAGCGAGGCGCGTCAGATTATCGAAGCGGTCCGCAATAATGGAGGAATTGTCGACAGCCTCATATTTCCCGATGAAGGGCACGGTATCTCCAAACAGAGCAACAATATTTTGGTCTATCAGAAAATGATACAGTTTTTCGATAAATATTTGAAGAAAGAATAA
- a CDS encoding membrane hypothetical protein (Evidence 5 : Unknown function), with translation MEMNVNAVENAPVARPSAISRILMVFYKPSALFPSLTGKIDWLLPLIIVAVLGGLIGHLTRPIYTKEIYPMTMKNIEKYRDQMGAEQYAKIKARIDQGFQEAMANPFKWYYPFLFIGIPFIISVIIAGVGFMTGNFMFGGKAGFWILMNVVLYASLIGLLGDLVRGLMMILKDTMFVYTGLGLLKPVDDGSFLFYLFRQVDIFSIWRIAVTAIGCGIVYKMKPKRFGYVLFGIWVVFILLVSAANMFVGGTIVY, from the coding sequence ATGGAGATGAACGTTAACGCTGTCGAAAACGCCCCGGTCGCAAGACCCTCGGCTATCAGCAGAATCCTGATGGTCTTTTACAAGCCGTCAGCATTGTTTCCGTCTCTGACCGGCAAAATCGATTGGCTCCTGCCGCTTATCATAGTCGCCGTGCTGGGCGGACTTATCGGGCATTTGACCCGGCCCATTTACACCAAAGAAATTTATCCGATGACGATGAAGAATATTGAAAAATACCGGGATCAAATGGGCGCTGAGCAATATGCCAAAATCAAGGCCCGAATCGATCAGGGTTTCCAGGAAGCGATGGCCAATCCGTTTAAATGGTATTATCCGTTCCTGTTTATCGGCATACCTTTCATCATTTCCGTAATAATCGCCGGGGTCGGATTCATGACAGGTAATTTCATGTTCGGGGGAAAGGCCGGATTCTGGATTTTAATGAATGTGGTCCTGTATGCTTCACTCATCGGTCTTCTTGGGGATCTGGTGCGGGGCCTGATGATGATACTAAAAGATACAATGTTTGTTTATACGGGATTGGGACTCCTGAAGCCGGTCGATGACGGCTCTTTTCTGTTCTACCTGTTTCGTCAGGTGGATATCTTTTCCATCTGGCGGATCGCCGTCACGGCGATTGGTTGCGGAATCGTTTACAAGATGAAACCAAAACGATTCGGTTACGTATTATTCGGCATATGGGTCGTATTTATCTTGCTGGTTTCAGCGGCGAACATGTTTGTCGGCGGAACTATTGTTTATTAA